ACGCATGTCTGACACGCAAAGCTGGTTCCGCCGCCGTCTGCAACTTGCCTGCCCCGGCAACTTGCCTATACCGGATAGGGATGCCGCTCAGCGATTTCGCCCTGCTGGTCTTCATTTGCCTGATCTGGGCGCTCAACTTCATTATCACCAAGCTGGCGCTGACCGAGCTCAACGCTCCGCCGCTCCTCTTCTCGACGCTGCGCTTCATCTTGGTCCTGCTGGCGACCTTGCCCTGGCTGCTGCCCATGCCGCGGCCGCGCTGGCGCATCCTGACCATCGGTCTCCTGATGGGAGGCGGCGGCTTCGGGCTGGTCAGCGTCGGCATGCAGACAGCCAGCCCGTCGAGTGCCGCCGTCGTCACCCAGCTCGGTGTGCCGCTCACCGCATTGCTCTCGGTGATCATGCTGGGCGAGCGGATCGGCTGGCGGCGCGGCCTTGGCATCGCGCTGACCTTCTGCGGCGCCATCGCGGTCATGTGGGACCCGCGCGGCTTCTCCATCTCCTTCGGCCTCATCTTCGTCGCCCTCAGCGCGCTCGCCTCTGCCTTCGGGCTCGTGCTGATGAAGCAGATGCGTGGCGTCGCGCCCCTGCAGTTCCAGGCCTGGGTGGGATTGGCCTCCGCTGTGCCCCTCGGTCTTCTGTCGCTGGCAATCGAGACGCAGCCCGTCGAGCGGGCCCTCCAGGGCGGCTGGTGGTTCCTGGGGGCGGTCGCCTTCACCGCGCTCGCCGTGTCGCTGCTCGGCCACACCATCTTTTTCCGGCTGGTCCAGCGTCACGAGGCAAACCTCATCTCGACGCTCACCCTGATGTGCCCGCTGATGGCGATCGGCATGGGCGTTGTCCTGCTGGGCGACCCGTTCGACATTCGGATGGCGATCGGCACGCTGGTGGTGCTCGGAGGCGTTCTGATGATCGTCCTGTCGCCGCGCTCCGCCCAGCCCGGGTAAGGCCAGCCGTCAGAGCGATCCGGCCTGTGCGATCTGCGCGCGGCCCGTGGCGACCGCCATGCTGGCCGTATCGTAGAAGCAGACAACGCGGCTGATCAGCGGCCCCTTGAAGGTGATGAGGTCGCAGCGCTCGCTGTCGACGATCAGTCCGGTGCGGCGGATCTCCAGCTTGCTGTGCCAATGGATGGCGGCATGGTCG
This region of Phreatobacter aquaticus genomic DNA includes:
- a CDS encoding DMT family transporter, whose protein sequence is MPLSDFALLVFICLIWALNFIITKLALTELNAPPLLFSTLRFILVLLATLPWLLPMPRPRWRILTIGLLMGGGGFGLVSVGMQTASPSSAAVVTQLGVPLTALLSVIMLGERIGWRRGLGIALTFCGAIAVMWDPRGFSISFGLIFVALSALASAFGLVLMKQMRGVAPLQFQAWVGLASAVPLGLLSLAIETQPVERALQGGWWFLGAVAFTALAVSLLGHTIFFRLVQRHEANLISTLTLMCPLMAIGMGVVLLGDPFDIRMAIGTLVVLGGVLMIVLSPRSAQPG